GAAGACCGACCAGAAAAAGGAGCCACCATATAGAAACGCTTTTAACCGACACTTTGACTGATGCTTCGACACTTTTGACATTGTCACATTCATCAGGTCATACGTACTGTCACGTTGTCACGCAGTCACGCAGTCAATGCTACGGTCAagtccaccaccacccagcGTCAGACACAATTACGACACATATTCCCATTGCCAAACAAGAGCCATCGAACCCAGCATATAACGAGAGATATATCCAAGATATATCAACCCCTTCCTATAATGAATGATAATGAATGAACTATGTGAACCAGCTGAATCACCTCTTTAAATAGGTAATAAACCAAGGAAGAGACATTAGATACAATTGGATCAGGAGATGCGACGCCTGATAATCCAATGCCTATAGGTTTGACAATTTTGTCAGAACCACCAATACCATTGCCTGACAGAGGTaactcaaaaaaaaaagagaaggCATGTCGCGAAGTTGACTGACGCATTAGCATCAAGCAGATACTTTTCGGTGGGACTGCAGTTACTAATTCCGCACTTCACTGCTTCACAATCCGATTTACCCCCGGAGCAGCCTTACTGGTCAGCGGCATACGGGATATCACGGAAATCCACAAACTGAAAGTACAAAAGGACTAGTCTTCAATTCCATacaacagaaaaagaacaatGGCGCAAGATCTGTAAGGGGCAGGGGCAGAGATGAGGgccaccagcatcagcctCTCAGATCACATACTAAAAAGGCTAACCCGACGGTTGGCGCAGTATGTAGGTTTCAGATTCATCAAACCTTAATTTGCACCGCTATATcaattatataataaaaaaatacaatcgagctagcaccagatgaCTCGACCACCCGCATAGAAACTCGGGCTGTTTTTCCGAGCGCTTGAGCCTGATCCGGCAATCGCTGCATATGAGGAGCCTGCAGGGGCGGGACGCGGGGCcgagccagggtctgggggatggtgggtctgcctccggcggctggggctccgccccagaccctggtagctcctgcttcgcaggagatggccgggacCGAGGGgagaaaacgactcgagcgcagcgagaggagcaaccagggtctggggcggagccccagccgccggaggcagacccggaCCCAGACCCGGACCGGACTCGGTTAGCGGTACCCCTGAAATCGACAAATTCGCCAACCGTGCCTGGCACGGAgacgcaccgactcgagcgcagcgagaggagccgcggggtctggggcggagccccagccgccggaggcagacccggcCCCCCTCGGCACCGGCAGCcgagagcagcagcagctgcaggACCCCTGTGAGACGAAGCGGTTGCAACGCTGGCTGGCGGTTCGTCACCGACTGTTACACTGAGTATCAGTGGTCGGGAACCATTCCAGCAGCCAATGGTAGCAGGGCAAATGTTCTGCCAAGCTGATTGGGTTGGTTGGGTTGTACCGAGAGCAGGAGATATTTTGCGCTAGCGAGGAGCTCGGGATCGTGACCCATTCCCAAGTCAGAAAGCGAGGTTCGGCATCAACAGATGTCGCCGAGAAGAGACCGAGTTGACTTCGTCAGGAGTtggactgcctccggcggctggggctccgccccagaccccgctgctcctctcgcttcgctcgagtcgattccGTACCCGgtcccggccatctcctgcgaagcaggagctaccagggtctggggcggagccccagccgccggaggcagaccgaCGACCCCTGCGAACACATGCGAACACATGTCAGGGCTCCGAGCGAGGCTCGGTACCGTCCGTTGGCCCGTGTTGCAGACAGGGGTGCGTGAGCCGAGCGAGCGACTGGCAGGGcaggttttttttgggcCGGTGTCCGGGATTGGGCAGGAATGCAGGTGTGGTGGACCCGTCAGCCGTGTCGGCCGAAGTTCGGATTGACCCAAGACCTCTGTAATGTGAGGTATCTGATTGGTTCTGAGCTGCAGGGAACTGCAAAAAATCAAAGCACAACCATCATTGCCTGTACACACTCttttcatatatataggATAAGATTTGCACCGGCCGCTagagcttttttttctcccTCTCTTTTCTTCAGGCACATTTATACATTGTAAATTGCACCACAGAAGAATTTAGACACAGTAAAAATGTTGTCACGTCTGTCAATTGCTAAGCAGGTGAGTAGATAGAATtggtttttgttctgttttgGCATGTGTTGTTATCGTTCTTGTTATACAGGAATTTCAAGCTACAGGTACGAGTTTTTTTAGAAATCGACAATGAAATAAGAGATCggatattatatttttgataGCAGATGTTTGCAATTAGTTTTAAATGGGATTTAGGATAAGAAATTGCGATGGAATTGGAAGAATTGGgtaatttttcagtggaATTCTGaaaatttttgtttatcaTCGGACGAAAACAGCCCTTCTGATTGGCTGCATATTCATATTAGGACCAGTCTCTTTGTGCTATGTGGGGTAATCAAACGCAGTGGGGTTGCACAACAGGCGAACAAGAGATGAGAGTGAGGTCTGAGATGTGGAATTAGCAGAAATGGGTTGGTATTTTAGAGAAGCTGGGGATAGCGGAGTATGATGAAGCTGGTCTGTTGTCGATTTGAGTGTCAATGTCCAGAGAAATATCTGGCGGGCGGCTCCAGAACCAGTTCATTGTTAAAGAAGCCCGATCGCCCGATATCGGGTAGAACACGAAAACAGTCCAGTTAAAACTCAGATTTAACTTGGAACTGATTTAGAACAGTGAAAATTGAGTTACTGGGCCCGcagacgcaacgactcgagcgaagcgagaggagcaaccagggtctgtggcggagccccagccgccggaggcagacccccctcccgAAAGAACCCCAGTTGAAATCCTGAAAAAAACCACAGTAACCTGCTTGACCAGTTTAACAGCACAGCCAAAACACAGTCAAAACGAACACAAGAAACCATCTCTATTTCGTGGATTCAAGAACTAACAGAAATGATAGACTACTCGTCGTTTGGCTAGAGGATTCGCATCAGGCGGTTCTCTCACTAGAGACTCCAAGGTTCGTCAGAACGTTTGGGAGGCTGATAACTTCATCAACTACAAGAAGCACACTGAGAATGTTAACATTGTCAAGGAGAGACTTGGTAGACCCTTGACCTATGCCGAGAAGATTCTCTATGGACATTTGGACAAGCCTCATGAGCAAGAGATTGAGAGAGGTGTTTCATACTTGAAGTTGCGACCTGATCGTGTGGCTTGTCAAGATGCCACTGCTCAAATGGCCATTTTGCAATTCATGTCTGCCGGTTTGCCTCAAGTTGCTACTCCTACTACCGTTCACTGTGATCACTTGATCCAAGCTCAAGTTGGAGGTCCTCAAGATTTGGCCCGTGCCATTGATATTAACAAGGAGGTTTACGACTTCTTGCaaactgctactgctaagTACAACATTGGATTCTGGGGCCCTGGTTCTGGTATTATCCACCAAATCGTTCTTGAGAACTATGCTTTCCCTGGTGCTCTTATGATCGGTACTGATTCCCACACCCCTAATGCCGGTGGTTTGGGTATGTTGGCTATTGGTGTcggtggtgctgatgcCGTCGATGTCATGGCCGATTTGCCATGGGAGTTGAAGGCTCCTAAGATTATCGGTGTTAAGTTGACCGGTAAGCTCAATGGCTGGACTTCTCCTAAGGATGTTATTCTTAAGGTTGCTGGTATCTTGACCGTCAAGGGTGGTACTGGTGCCATTGTCGAGTACTTTGGTGAGGGTGTCGAGGCTCTTTCTTGTACTGGTATGGGTACTATCTGTAACATGGGTGCCGAAATCGGTGCTACCACCTCTGTTTTCCCTTTCAATGAGCGTATGGTTCAATACTTGTCGGCCACTTCTAGAGCCAACATTGGTCAATTCGCCAAGCTTTACCCCGACTTCTTGTCTGCCGATGAGGGTGCTGAGTACGACCAATTGATCGAGATTGATCTTAACACTCTTGAGCCCCATGTTAACGGTCCTTTCACTCCTGATTTGGCCACTCCTATCTCCAAGTTGAAGGAcgttgctgttgagaaCGGCTGGCCTACCGAGGTCAAGGTCGGTCTTATTGGATCTTGTACCAACTCTTCTTACGAGGATATGGACCGATCTGCCAACATTGCCCGTGATGCCATGGCCCACGGTCTTAAGTCCAAGGCTATCTACACCGTTACTCCTGGTTCCGAGCAAATCCGCGCCACTATTGAGCGTGACGGACAATTGCAAACCTTCCTTGACTTTGGCGGTCTTGTTCTTGCCAATGCCTGTGGTCCTTGTATCGGACAATGGGACCGTCGTGACATTAAGAAGGGTGATAAGAACACTATTGTGTCTTCTTACAACAGAAACTTCACTGGTCGTAACGATTCTAACCCCGCTACCCACGCTTTCGTCACTTCTCCCGACTTGGTTACCGCAtttgccattgctggtgACCTCCGATTCAACCCTATTACCGATACCTTGAAGGACAAGGACGGTAATGAGTTCAAGTTGAAGGCTCCTTATGGAG
The Sugiyamaella lignohabitans strain CBS 10342 chromosome A, complete sequence genome window above contains:
- the ACO1 gene encoding aconitate hydratase ACO1 (Aconitase; required for the tricarboxylic acid (TCA) cycle and also independently required for mitochondrial genome maintenance; phosphorylated; component of the mitochondrial nucleoid; mutation leads to glutamate auxotrophy; GO_component: GO:0005737 - cytoplasm [Evidence IEA,IEA]; GO_component: GO:0005829 - cytosol [Evidence IDA] [PMID 15975908]; GO_component: GO:0005759 - mitochondrial matrix [Evidence IDA] [PMID 15692048]; GO_component: GO:0042645 - mitochondrial nucleoid [Evidence IDA] [PMID 10869431]; GO_component: GO:0005739 - mitochondrion [Evidence IEA,IEA]; GO_component: GO:0005739 - mitochondrion [Evidence IDA] [PMID 16823961]; GO_function: GO:0051539 - 4 iron, 4 sulfur cluster binding [Evidence IEA,IEA]; GO_function: GO:0003994 - aconitate hydratase activity [Evidence IEA,IEA]; GO_function: GO:0003994 - aconitate hydratase activity [Evidence IDA,IMP] [PMID 1972545]; GO_function: GO:0003690 - double-stranded DNA binding [Evidence IDA] [PMID 17698960]; GO_function: GO:0051536 - iron-sulfur cluster binding [Evidence IEA]; GO_function: GO:0016829 - lyase activity [Evidence IEA]; GO_function: GO:0046872 - metal ion binding [Evidence IEA]; GO_function: GO:0003697 - single-stranded DNA binding [Evidence IDA] [PMID 17698960]; GO_process: GO:0008152 - metabolic process [Evidence IEA]; GO_process: GO:0000002 - mitochondrial genome maintenance [Evidence IMP] [PMID 15692048]; GO_process: GO:0006099 - tricarboxylic acid cycle [Evidence IEA,IEA,IEA]; GO_process: GO:0006099 - tricarboxylic acid cycle [Evidence IDA] [PMID 1972545]); its protein translation is MSAGLPQVATPTTVHCDHLIQAQVGGPQDLARAIDINKEVYDFLQTATAKYNIGFWGPGSGIIHQIVLENYAFPGALMIGTDSHTPNAGGLGMLAIGVGGADAVDVMADLPWELKAPKIIGVKLTGKLNGWTSPKDVILKVAGILTVKGGTGAIVEYFGEGVEALSCTGMGTICNMGAEIGATTSVFPFNERMVQYLSATSRANIGQFAKLYPDFLSADEGAEYDQLIEIDLNTLEPHVNGPFTPDLATPISKLKDVAVENGWPTEVKVGLIGSCTNSSYEDMDRSANIARDAMAHGLKSKAIYTVTPGSEQIRATIERDGQLQTFLDFGGLVLANACGPCIGQWDRRDIKKGDKNTIVSSYNRNFTGRNDSNPATHAFVTSPDLVTAFAIAGDLRFNPITDTLKDKDGNEFKLKAPYGDSLPTKGYDAGKDTYQAPPADRSKVVVAVSPTSDRLQLLQPFKPWDGKDGKDLPILIKSLGKTTTDHISQAGPWLKYRGHLQNISNNYMIGAINAENGEANNIKNVYNGKWGGVPETAIAYRDQGIKWVVIGGENFGEGSSREHAALEPRYLGGFAIITKSFARIHETNLKKQGLLPLNFVEADAYDKIQPDDKVDILGLTELAPGKNVTLVVKPKNGEAWETPLSHTYNAEQIEWFKYGSALNKMAAAKK